One window from the genome of [Clostridium] celerecrescens 18A encodes:
- a CDS encoding DUF2156 domain-containing protein, translating to MNLQFKPIEAEDIKKITPFYALRPNKTCDSVYLDSFIWRNYYHVKYAISDDKALLFLMEKDGEPFSAMPMCREEDLPHYFQEMVDYFNQVLKKPLRIYLADEEAINFLKLDPEKFEVIEQEDLKDYLYDGEAMRTLAGKKLHKKKNHLNSFLREYEGRYEYRTLCCSDRDNVLEFLDEWWENKVEAAEFVRQLDYEVMGIHDILKNCSVLNVRMAGVYIDGILKAFTIGTYNPFENMAVIHIEKADPNVKGLYQFINQQFLIHAFPENPVLINREDDVGMEGLRKAKMSYYPINFARKYGVVQKGF from the coding sequence ATGAATTTACAATTTAAGCCGATTGAGGCAGAGGACATAAAGAAAATAACGCCTTTTTATGCCTTGCGGCCCAACAAAACCTGTGACAGTGTATATTTAGACAGTTTTATCTGGAGAAATTATTATCATGTAAAGTATGCTATAAGTGATGATAAGGCATTGTTGTTTTTAATGGAAAAGGACGGAGAGCCATTTTCTGCAATGCCTATGTGCAGAGAAGAGGATCTTCCTCATTATTTTCAGGAAATGGTAGATTATTTTAATCAGGTATTAAAAAAGCCTCTACGCATCTATCTTGCGGATGAAGAGGCAATTAATTTCTTAAAGCTGGATCCGGAAAAGTTTGAGGTCATAGAACAAGAAGACTTAAAGGATTATCTATACGATGGGGAGGCCATGAGAACCCTGGCAGGGAAAAAGCTCCATAAGAAGAAAAATCATTTAAACTCATTTTTAAGGGAATATGAGGGCAGGTATGAATACCGAACCCTTTGCTGTTCAGACCGGGATAATGTGCTGGAATTTCTGGATGAATGGTGGGAGAATAAGGTAGAAGCCGCAGAATTCGTCCGACAGTTGGATTATGAGGTTATGGGCATCCATGATATTTTGAAGAACTGTTCTGTGCTTAACGTAAGGATGGCGGGTGTTTATATCGACGGTATTTTAAAGGCCTTTACCATCGGCACTTACAATCCCTTTGAAAACATGGCAGTCATCCACATTGAAAAGGCTGACCCCAATGTGAAAGGGCTTTACCAGTTTATTAACCAGCAGTTTTTGATCCACGCATTCCCGGAAAATCCGGTGCTTATCAACCGGGAGGACGATGTTGGGATGGAAGGCCTGCGAAAGGCGAAAATGTCTTATTACCCCATTAACTTTGCAAGAAAATACGGAGTCGTTCAGAAGGGCTTTTAA
- a CDS encoding helix-turn-helix transcriptional regulator: MEKELLEYLRSASEGNNDIRRGLADEDAAMGRRKLMDICCQPHKVPIPDHCHNYIELVYMCSGSTVHVINGSSIVRLDTNDLLLIRQGTRHAVEPAEREDIAVHFFLLPEFFFHLELTIEDGGVLRRFFTGSASGKHSVADYLHFHLQDMLPAKNLLENMIWSMMGDKKGREEINQATMGILIMELFYNVDKAELHDMAQYEEKIAMTAYQYLENNYPTATLEEFSALSMQPSYYISRLFKRHYQVTFTECLQLIRMMRAANYLTSTSKPVEEIIAEVGYENNSYFHRLFKERYGLTPKQYRDMTKNQF, encoded by the coding sequence ATGGAAAAAGAACTTCTGGAATATTTAAGGAGCGCATCAGAAGGCAATAATGACATAAGGAGAGGCCTGGCTGATGAGGATGCTGCTATGGGCCGGAGAAAGCTGATGGATATTTGCTGCCAGCCTCACAAGGTTCCGATTCCAGATCATTGCCATAATTATATAGAGCTGGTTTATATGTGCAGCGGGTCTACGGTTCATGTGATCAATGGGAGCAGTATTGTCCGTCTGGATACCAATGATCTTTTACTCATAAGGCAGGGGACAAGACATGCCGTTGAACCTGCAGAAAGGGAGGATATTGCTGTACATTTCTTTCTGCTGCCGGAATTTTTCTTCCATCTGGAGCTGACAATAGAGGACGGAGGCGTTCTGCGCCGCTTTTTTACCGGGTCTGCGTCAGGGAAGCATTCTGTGGCGGATTACCTTCATTTTCATTTGCAGGATATGCTGCCTGCAAAGAATTTGCTGGAGAATATGATCTGGTCGATGATGGGAGATAAAAAAGGCAGGGAGGAAATTAATCAGGCTACCATGGGAATATTGATCATGGAGCTGTTCTATAATGTAGATAAGGCAGAATTGCATGATATGGCCCAATATGAGGAAAAGATCGCAATGACTGCATATCAATATTTAGAAAACAATTATCCAACCGCAACTTTAGAGGAGTTTTCAGCTCTGTCCATGCAGCCGTCTTATTATATCAGCCGTTTGTTTAAACGGCATTATCAAGTGACATTTACGGAATGCCTGCAGCTTATCCGGATGATGAGGGCAGCAAATTATCTTACTTCCACGTCGAAGCCAGTGGAAGAGATCATTGCAGAAGTGGGTTATGAAAACAACAGTTATTTTCACCGGTTGTTTAAGGAGCGGTATGGCCTGACGCCCAAGCAGTACAGGGATATGACTAAGAACCAATTCTGA
- a CDS encoding HPr family phosphocarrier protein, translating into MKRYPIRLGSVDEVTAFVKAVNQYDCDMDLCKGSVIIDAKSFLGLMTICPDADLELIIHNNDHKEILDSLSDFLLDQKTA; encoded by the coding sequence ATGAAAAGGTACCCCATCCGCTTAGGAAGTGTTGACGAAGTGACCGCATTCGTCAAAGCAGTCAATCAGTATGACTGCGACATGGATTTATGCAAAGGAAGCGTTATCATTGATGCAAAGTCCTTTCTCGGCCTTATGACCATTTGTCCGGATGCCGATTTGGAGCTTATCATCCATAACAATGACCACAAGGAAATTCTGGACTCTCTGTCCGATTTTCTGCTTGACCAAAAAACAGCATAA
- a CDS encoding methyl-accepting chemotaxis protein produces the protein MKHKRKKHIFTKLLFGISIPVVFIFVLSGVFISGQAGKSMQVQSIQTLDSASLAAANQVNSFLTFYLAEVKSAAASSQAEAFLTNASGKVRLPDCEGYPEIKKTLDNIQATDKENILAAWIADLDVSQVTQSDNFTSEDGWDISSRPWYRAMELDHPVLTEPYVDVSTGQTIVSAVSGVFNSKTGEPLGVMGVDIKLSQLVTILGNYKIGKTGSVILATEGGQIVYHPNNDLIQKTISEIDVSQNIKDAFAGQEVGNYDYTMEKVPYFGSINRVGDSGWLVLSSIHQSEVLSSKKEVIGIITTIFTLGSFVLFLIIFVMARGISNPLRKLSVIAERIAEGELDLQVDVSGDDEIGMVAASLGNTVSQLKNYVNYIDEIAAVLNQIAEKDLVFQLQYDYKGDFEKIKRSLLKIRDTLTTTMNRITITSEQVAYGSQSISASSQALAQGATEQASSVEELAATIGDISHKIEQNAKDSTGANELALLASRELETSNHHMRELVSAMAEINESSGEIGKIIKAIEDIAFQTNILALNAAVEAARAGEAGKGFAVVADEVRNLASKSSEAAKSTTHLIEGSVLAVANGSRLVDEAAESLANAVDSTHSVSEMIGRVSEASVQQSEAIRQVSVGIDQISGVVQTNSATAEEGAAASEELSDQAEMLKDLVNEFKFH, from the coding sequence ATGAAGCACAAAAGAAAAAAACATATTTTTACGAAGTTGCTATTCGGTATCTCCATTCCAGTTGTATTTATTTTTGTTTTGTCAGGAGTTTTCATTTCAGGTCAGGCAGGTAAGAGCATGCAGGTCCAGTCGATACAGACGCTGGACTCAGCTTCCCTTGCGGCAGCAAACCAGGTGAATTCATTCCTGACTTTTTATTTGGCTGAGGTTAAGAGCGCGGCTGCCAGCAGCCAGGCGGAAGCCTTTCTCACAAATGCCTCCGGAAAGGTAAGGCTGCCGGACTGTGAGGGGTATCCGGAGATAAAGAAAACCCTTGATAATATTCAGGCAACGGATAAGGAAAATATCCTGGCGGCATGGATTGCGGATCTGGATGTAAGCCAGGTGACCCAGTCGGATAATTTTACCTCGGAAGACGGATGGGATATTTCCAGTAGGCCCTGGTACCGGGCCATGGAACTGGATCATCCGGTCCTGACGGAGCCTTATGTGGATGTCAGCACAGGTCAGACCATAGTCAGCGCTGTCAGCGGAGTGTTTAACAGCAAAACAGGGGAGCCCTTAGGTGTGATGGGGGTTGATATAAAATTATCCCAGTTAGTTACGATTTTAGGCAATTATAAGATAGGGAAGACCGGCTCCGTTATCCTGGCAACAGAAGGCGGCCAGATTGTGTATCACCCCAACAATGATCTGATCCAGAAGACGATTTCTGAGATTGACGTTTCCCAGAACATCAAGGATGCATTTGCAGGCCAGGAGGTTGGAAATTACGATTATACCATGGAAAAGGTTCCGTATTTCGGCTCCATAAACCGGGTAGGGGATTCGGGTTGGCTTGTTTTATCAAGCATACACCAGTCGGAGGTGCTTTCCTCTAAAAAAGAGGTGATAGGCATTATAACCACGATCTTTACTCTGGGCTCTTTTGTCCTTTTTCTGATCATCTTTGTAATGGCCAGGGGGATATCCAATCCCCTTAGAAAATTATCCGTCATTGCGGAGCGGATTGCTGAGGGAGAGCTTGATCTTCAAGTGGATGTATCCGGCGATGATGAGATCGGTATGGTAGCAGCATCCCTGGGGAATACGGTAAGCCAGTTGAAGAATTATGTGAATTACATCGATGAAATCGCCGCGGTATTAAACCAGATTGCGGAGAAAGATCTGGTTTTCCAGCTTCAGTACGATTATAAGGGGGATTTTGAGAAGATCAAAAGATCCCTGCTCAAGATCAGAGATACGCTCACCACTACTATGAATCGGATCACCATAACTTCTGAGCAGGTGGCATACGGTTCCCAAAGCATTTCGGCCAGCTCTCAGGCTCTGGCACAGGGAGCAACAGAACAGGCCAGTTCCGTGGAAGAACTGGCGGCAACAATTGGTGATATTTCCCATAAGATCGAGCAGAATGCAAAAGATTCCACAGGGGCCAATGAACTGGCACTCCTTGCCTCCAGGGAGCTGGAAACCAGCAACCATCACATGAGGGAGCTGGTCTCAGCCATGGCGGAGATTAATGAAAGCTCCGGCGAGATAGGGAAGATCATTAAGGCTATTGAGGATATTGCCTTCCAGACGAATATTCTGGCCTTAAATGCGGCGGTGGAAGCGGCCCGTGCGGGAGAGGCTGGAAAAGGATTTGCAGTAGTTGCTGATGAGGTGAGGAATCTGGCTTCCAAAAGCTCAGAAGCAGCAAAAAGCACAACCCATTTGATTGAAGGGTCCGTTCTAGCAGTGGCAAATGGCTCCAGACTTGTGGATGAAGCGGCTGAATCCCTGGCAAATGCTGTGGACAGTACACATTCTGTTTCCGAAATGATAGGAAGGGTATCGGAGGCTTCGGTACAGCAGTCGGAGGCGATCCGCCAGGTATCTGTAGGAATTGATCAGATATCAGGCGTAGTTCAGACCAATTCGGCGACTGCGGAGGAAGGGGCAGCTGCAAGCGAGGAGCTTTCCGACCAGGCAGAGATGTTAAAGGATTTGGTAAATGAATTTAAGTTTCATTGA
- the dapA gene encoding 4-hydroxy-tetrahydrodipicolinate synthase: MKDAIFKGSAVAIVTPMDSHGNLDFKAMEKLLKIQLDNGTDAIVVNGTTGESATLEEKEKLELIEFVVHYVNHRVPVIMGTGSNCTSHAVRLSRKAQSLGASALLQVTPYYNKTSQHGLVEHFTAVADSVEIPIILYNVPTRTGVNISPETYLKLSEHPNIRAIKEAGGNISGIAKTAALCGDRLDLYSGNDDQIVPILSLGGKGVISVLANIMPFETHMICQYFFEGEIEKSRNLQLELLAMMNALFMDVNPVPVKAALSLLELCEESYRLPLTRMKDKDKEMLKQVMKSYFPHLKDSSMQRP; this comes from the coding sequence ATGAAAGATGCGATTTTTAAAGGCTCAGCAGTAGCCATCGTTACGCCCATGGATAGCCATGGAAACCTGGATTTTAAGGCAATGGAAAAGTTGTTGAAAATTCAGCTGGACAATGGCACGGATGCCATTGTGGTTAATGGGACCACAGGGGAATCCGCTACATTGGAAGAAAAGGAAAAGCTGGAACTGATCGAATTTGTGGTGCATTATGTAAATCACCGGGTTCCCGTGATCATGGGGACCGGAAGCAACTGTACGTCCCACGCCGTGCGCTTGTCCCGAAAGGCCCAGTCCTTAGGGGCGTCCGCACTTTTGCAGGTGACTCCGTATTATAACAAAACCTCCCAGCATGGGCTGGTTGAGCATTTTACGGCAGTGGCAGACAGCGTGGAGATCCCCATCATACTTTATAATGTCCCGACCCGTACCGGGGTTAATATTAGTCCGGAAACCTATTTAAAGCTTTCGGAACACCCCAATATCCGGGCCATTAAGGAGGCGGGAGGAAATATTTCCGGTATTGCAAAAACGGCTGCCCTTTGTGGTGACAGGCTCGACCTCTATTCGGGGAATGATGACCAGATTGTGCCCATCCTTTCCTTGGGGGGCAAGGGAGTGATCTCTGTTTTAGCCAATATCATGCCTTTTGAGACCCATATGATATGTCAGTATTTTTTTGAAGGTGAAATAGAAAAGAGCAGAAATTTGCAGCTGGAGCTGCTTGCTATGATGAATGCCCTGTTTATGGACGTAAATCCTGTGCCGGTAAAGGCAGCTCTGTCCCTTCTGGAGCTGTGTGAGGAAAGCTACAGGCTTCCTCTTACCCGGATGAAGGATAAGGATAAAGAGATGTTAAAACAGGTCATGAAGTCTTATTTTCCGCATTTGAAGGATAGCAGTATGCAGCGGCCTTAA
- the dpsA gene encoding dipicolinate synthase subunit DpsA, producing the protein MYNFLLLGGDSRQLYLNQILTKNGFQTTLHNSSEDSSFSMEEAIRNCNVILCPIPFTRDKINLVSDNGMTDLGIGNLLNLLTSDHTLFGGSIPAYVKEYARENGIACFDYMDMEDITVKNTIATAEGAIAEAIRLSPGCLHKSKCLVTGFGRCAKTLALKLKGMDAEVTIAGRKEIQLVQAASMGFHARALCDLSPVIGNYEFIFNTIPALVIEKNLIRSMNPDVTVIDIASAPGGVDFAFCKQQNIRAKLSLGLPGIYAPQSSAEILYEAIVKSLS; encoded by the coding sequence ATGTATAATTTTCTTCTTTTAGGCGGCGATTCCAGGCAGCTTTATTTAAACCAGATATTAACCAAAAACGGCTTTCAAACAACCCTTCACAATAGCAGCGAGGATTCCTCATTTTCCATGGAAGAAGCTATAAGAAACTGCAATGTCATACTTTGCCCCATCCCATTTACCAGGGACAAAATCAACCTGGTTTCCGACAACGGCATGACCGATCTGGGTATCGGGAATCTATTGAACCTATTGACCTCAGACCATACCCTTTTCGGCGGAAGCATCCCTGCCTATGTAAAAGAATATGCCAGGGAAAACGGCATTGCATGTTTTGACTATATGGACATGGAGGATATCACCGTAAAAAATACCATTGCGACCGCAGAAGGCGCCATAGCCGAGGCCATTCGGTTAAGTCCAGGCTGCCTTCACAAAAGTAAATGTCTTGTGACCGGCTTTGGCCGGTGTGCAAAAACCCTGGCGCTGAAATTAAAGGGCATGGATGCTGAAGTAACCATTGCCGGCCGAAAGGAAATACAGCTTGTCCAGGCTGCCTCCATGGGATTTCATGCCAGAGCGCTTTGTGATCTGTCCCCGGTTATAGGGAATTATGAGTTTATCTTTAACACCATCCCAGCCCTTGTCATTGAAAAAAATCTGATTCGTTCCATGAATCCGGACGTAACGGTCATTGATATCGCATCCGCCCCCGGCGGCGTTGATTTTGCTTTCTGTAAGCAGCAGAATATCCGCGCCAAGCTTAGCCTGGGACTGCCTGGAATCTACGCTCCCCAGTCATCTGCGGAAATTTTATATGAAGCAATTGTTAAATCTCTGTCATAA
- a CDS encoding dipicolinate synthase subunit B — translation MKLEGMKVGLAITGSFCTFDKIEKEIKVLVDKGADIYPIFSTNVQTTDSRFGDTGEYMNRISAMTGNNPILSLEEAEPIGPKGYLDILIIAPCTGNTLAKLANGITDTPVLMAAKAHLRNSKPLVISLSTNDALGINFKNVGELFNVKNIYFVPFGQDDPVKKPNSMIAHTELIADTLEYALDGKQIQPVIF, via the coding sequence ATGAAGCTGGAAGGAATGAAAGTAGGCCTGGCGATCACCGGGTCCTTTTGTACTTTTGATAAAATAGAAAAAGAAATAAAAGTTCTGGTGGATAAAGGAGCCGATATATACCCGATCTTTTCCACCAATGTACAAACAACGGATTCCCGTTTCGGAGATACCGGGGAATACATGAATCGAATCTCAGCCATGACAGGCAATAATCCTATCCTTAGCCTGGAGGAAGCGGAGCCTATCGGCCCCAAAGGCTATCTGGATATCCTGATCATCGCCCCCTGTACCGGAAATACCCTGGCGAAGCTGGCCAACGGCATCACGGATACCCCAGTGCTCATGGCGGCCAAAGCCCACTTAAGAAATTCCAAGCCCCTGGTGATTTCTCTCTCCACCAATGACGCCCTTGGAATTAATTTTAAGAATGTGGGCGAATTGTTTAATGTTAAAAATATCTATTTTGTTCCCTTTGGTCAGGATGACCCAGTGAAAAAGCCTAATTCCATGATTGCACACACAGAACTTATTGCAGATACGCTGGAATATGCTTTAGACGGGAAACAGATTCAGCCAGTTATTTTTTAA
- a CDS encoding LysM peptidoglycan-binding domain-containing protein — MIAQRYYTSVAAIRAANPGLNPQNLTVGQTICVPARRAPRPPVPTPPSRCPEGLRTHVVQRNDSLWLLAHRYCTTVDTIMALNRGLTPGNLRVGQVILIPAGFNLSNLPFWFRSMDVQDFSPEKMTDNRDMTYSPEETYSYTTDSGDTQ, encoded by the coding sequence ATGATTGCACAACGTTATTATACTTCCGTTGCTGCTATTAGAGCGGCAAATCCAGGATTAAATCCACAGAACTTAACAGTGGGGCAGACCATTTGCGTCCCGGCAAGAAGAGCTCCCCGTCCTCCGGTTCCAACTCCACCGAGCCGTTGTCCAGAAGGTCTTCGAACCCATGTCGTTCAGCGAAATGATTCTTTATGGCTTCTTGCTCATCGATACTGCACCACCGTAGATACCATTATGGCTCTGAATCGCGGCTTAACTCCCGGTAATCTGAGAGTAGGTCAGGTAATCTTAATCCCGGCCGGATTCAACCTATCCAATCTACCTTTCTGGTTCCGTTCCATGGATGTCCAGGATTTCTCTCCGGAGAAAATGACTGATAACAGGGATATGACCTACTCTCCGGAAGAAACATATTCCTATACTACTGATTCCGGCGATACGCAATAA
- a CDS encoding alkaline phosphatase family protein, protein MSKGKAKHLVMISYDAFSEDNWEKASRLPNLSQLINSGAFSTKLKSVFPTLTYVVHTTMVTGVYPDKHEIYHNNPLQPFIDEEEQAWFWFKKDIKAPAVYDAMRNCEMKSAGILWPVTGKASIRYNLPEIKAIGRENQPIKILKNGSPFFCMGLENKYGKSRKGIEQPYLDDFTAMCGKDTILSKKPELLMMHFIELDDAKHHYGTDSPEIDKVLIRMDERIGKIIEAVREAGIFEETVFLVLGDHGQKNVRYKVKLNQLLKEEGLIYEEQGKMFWRAYIQSAGGSAYLHLKENDEEAKQRVLQILLKAAEEKNLGIERIYTREELKRFHAFPVSGYMLEAKTGYCFDDSLTGSLVTDLEKENRKYATHGYSPEKPEYRCGFVVSGNCIKKEYQLGEIQMVDIAPTIAAILGIDFGPCDGRVLDEIFRINTKA, encoded by the coding sequence ATGAGCAAAGGAAAAGCAAAGCATTTGGTAATGATCTCCTATGATGCATTTTCTGAAGATAACTGGGAAAAGGCAAGTCGGCTTCCCAACCTTTCCCAATTAATAAATAGCGGTGCGTTCAGTACAAAATTAAAAAGCGTGTTTCCGACTCTTACTTATGTAGTGCATACCACTATGGTGACCGGCGTTTATCCGGATAAGCATGAAATCTATCATAATAACCCTCTTCAGCCTTTCATTGATGAAGAAGAACAGGCGTGGTTCTGGTTTAAAAAGGATATCAAGGCACCTGCTGTGTATGATGCTATGAGAAATTGTGAAATGAAATCAGCCGGAATCCTGTGGCCTGTTACCGGAAAGGCCTCCATTCGCTATAATCTTCCAGAGATAAAGGCAATCGGACGTGAGAATCAACCTATTAAGATATTAAAAAATGGAAGTCCATTTTTTTGCATGGGTCTTGAGAATAAATATGGAAAATCAAGAAAAGGGATTGAACAGCCTTACCTGGATGATTTTACTGCCATGTGCGGAAAAGACACCATTCTAAGCAAAAAACCGGAACTTCTGATGATGCACTTCATTGAGCTGGATGATGCGAAGCATCATTATGGAACAGATAGCCCTGAGATTGACAAAGTTCTGATCCGGATGGATGAAAGAATCGGTAAGATTATCGAGGCAGTTCGGGAGGCAGGCATTTTTGAAGAAACGGTTTTTCTGGTGTTGGGTGATCATGGGCAGAAAAATGTAAGGTACAAGGTGAAGCTGAATCAATTGTTAAAAGAAGAAGGCCTTATTTATGAAGAACAAGGGAAAATGTTTTGGAGAGCCTATATACAGTCTGCAGGTGGGTCTGCCTATTTGCACTTAAAGGAAAATGACGAGGAGGCGAAGCAGCGTGTGCTGCAGATTCTTCTAAAAGCGGCAGAAGAGAAGAACCTAGGTATTGAGAGGATCTATACCAGAGAAGAACTGAAACGTTTTCATGCGTTCCCGGTTTCTGGGTATATGCTGGAAGCAAAGACTGGATACTGTTTTGATGACAGCCTTACCGGGTCCCTTGTGACTGACTTGGAAAAAGAGAATAGAAAGTATGCAACTCATGGGTATTCACCAGAGAAACCAGAGTATCGATGTGGCTTTGTAGTATCAGGAAATTGTATTAAGAAAGAATACCAGTTGGGAGAAATTCAGATGGTAGATATAGCTCCTACGATTGCAGCAATTCTCGGCATTGATTTCGGTCCTTGTGACGGCAGAGTGTTGGATGAGATATTCAGAATTAATACGAAAGCGTAA
- the hemL gene encoding glutamate-1-semialdehyde 2,1-aminomutase: MTKSEQLFERAVKHLPGGVNSPVRAFLSVGGSPRFIESANGAYIYDVDGNKYIDYINSWGPMILGHNHEVIRMAVIEAAQKGLSYGAATEVEVEMAELLCEIVPCFEMVRMVNSGTEAVMSAIRAARGYTRRSKIIKFEGCYHGHSDGLLVKAGSGVMAAGIPDSLGVPGNIVKDTLQAKYNDLDSVIELFERNKDEIAAVIVEPVAANMGVVLPQEGFLQGLRELCTKHKTLLIFDEVITGFRLSLSGAQGYYNILPDLATFGKIIGGGMPVGCYGGRREIMEMVAPVGPVYQAGTLSGNPVAMAAGMAQLKYLKEHPEVYTKINDLGEYFRNTVNTLFGRYHMKYQVTGIGSLACFFFANSKVTDYETAKMADTKEYARYFRFMLEHGVYIAPAQFEAMFFSYAHTHQDIENTLLVIDQYLKSI, encoded by the coding sequence ATGACTAAATCAGAACAATTATTTGAACGGGCAGTAAAACACCTTCCAGGTGGAGTAAATAGCCCGGTAAGAGCATTTTTATCAGTCGGCGGTAGTCCGCGTTTTATTGAGTCGGCAAATGGGGCATATATCTATGATGTGGATGGAAATAAATATATTGATTATATAAATTCATGGGGGCCGATGATTCTAGGTCATAATCATGAAGTTATCCGAATGGCAGTGATAGAAGCAGCACAAAAAGGTTTAAGCTATGGCGCTGCTACAGAAGTTGAAGTTGAAATGGCAGAACTATTGTGTGAAATTGTTCCATGCTTTGAAATGGTACGAATGGTAAACTCAGGAACAGAAGCAGTAATGAGTGCCATTCGAGCTGCAAGAGGATATACAAGAAGAAGTAAAATTATTAAATTTGAAGGCTGCTATCATGGTCATAGCGATGGTTTATTAGTAAAAGCAGGGTCTGGAGTAATGGCTGCTGGAATTCCGGACAGTTTGGGAGTTCCAGGTAATATTGTAAAAGACACATTACAAGCAAAGTATAACGATCTGGATAGCGTTATTGAGTTATTTGAGCGGAATAAGGATGAAATCGCTGCAGTTATTGTAGAACCGGTGGCTGCTAATATGGGGGTTGTATTACCACAAGAGGGATTTTTGCAAGGTCTAAGAGAATTATGTACGAAACATAAAACACTTCTGATTTTTGACGAAGTAATCACAGGTTTCCGACTTTCTTTAAGCGGAGCACAAGGTTACTATAATATCCTGCCAGACTTAGCAACATTTGGAAAAATTATTGGTGGTGGTATGCCTGTGGGGTGCTATGGTGGACGAAGGGAAATTATGGAAATGGTGGCACCAGTTGGTCCGGTATATCAAGCAGGAACTTTAAGTGGGAACCCGGTAGCTATGGCAGCAGGTATGGCTCAGCTTAAGTATTTGAAGGAACATCCGGAGGTTTATACTAAGATTAATGATCTTGGAGAGTATTTTAGGAATACAGTAAATACGTTATTTGGTAGGTATCATATGAAGTATCAAGTGACTGGGATAGGTTCATTAGCGTGTTTTTTCTTTGCAAATTCTAAGGTTACGGATTATGAGACAGCAAAGATGGCAGATACGAAGGAATATGCAAGATATTTTAGATTTATGTTAGAACATGGAGTATATATAGCACCTGCTCAATTTGAGGCAATGTTCTTTTCTTATGCTCATACTCATCAGGATATTGAAAACACACTTCTTGTCATTGATCAATATTTAAAGTCAATATAA